Proteins encoded in a region of the Veillonella parvula genome:
- a CDS encoding YigZ family protein codes for MSESVSPTVEFTSVAKEFRHEYVVEKSRFITTVYPCKTEEEVQTFISRINKEFWDARHNCTAYTLGPQQEQQRSSDNGEPSGTAGKPMLEVLKKTGITNVAVVVTRYFGGIKLGAGGLIRAYSHSVAETLRLAPKELHTTRTRLQAKIDYSLYGAVERYVQDEKLHYEASFGEYVDITILIPPTDVERIQKELQDISHGAATCNVLDSIEVVLPLDK; via the coding sequence ATGTCTGAATCAGTAAGCCCTACAGTGGAATTTACTTCGGTAGCAAAGGAATTTCGCCATGAATATGTTGTTGAAAAATCACGGTTTATAACAACAGTATATCCTTGCAAGACTGAAGAGGAAGTCCAAACCTTTATAAGCCGCATCAATAAAGAATTCTGGGATGCGCGCCATAACTGCACAGCCTATACATTAGGCCCACAGCAAGAACAACAACGATCTTCCGATAATGGAGAACCATCAGGCACAGCAGGTAAACCAATGCTAGAAGTACTCAAAAAGACTGGTATTACCAATGTAGCCGTCGTCGTAACACGTTATTTTGGAGGCATTAAATTGGGCGCTGGTGGCTTGATTCGGGCCTATTCACACTCCGTTGCGGAAACCTTACGTCTTGCGCCTAAAGAACTACATACAACACGAACTCGGCTACAAGCAAAGATTGACTATTCACTGTATGGAGCAGTAGAAAGATATGTACAGGATGAAAAATTACACTATGAAGCAAGCTTTGGTGAATATGTAGACATAACAATCCTAATACCACCTACTGATGTAGAGCGCATACAAAAAGAGCTCCAAGACATAAGTCATGGAGCTGCTACTTGTAATGTATTAGATTCTATTGAGGTGGTACTACCACTAGATAAATAA